The DNA region CTCGGAGAACGGCCGGGCGATCCGGCTCGACGGGGCGAGCCACGACGCGGCCGTCGAACTCGACTGAAACCGGTCCCGTTCGTCGAACCGAACGAGCGCGGCGATACCCAACGGTTTTCCGCCCCACGATGGTAGCCTTCCCAACAGGATGAACTCGATAGAGATAGCGCTCAGACTGGTCGGCGGGGGGGCGTTGATCCTCGCGAACGGCTTCTTCGTCGCGATCGAGTTCGGTCTCACGCGTGCGCGGCAGTACTCCGAGTCGGAGTTCGTCGAACCCGGCGACACCGGGCTCGAACGGGCGTGGGCGATGACGGAGGACCTCGAGATCTACCTCACGGGCTGTCAGGTCGGGATCACCGCCGCGAGCATCTCGCTCGGGATCGTGGCCGAACCCGCGCTCGCGGCGATCCTCGAACCCGTCTTCGGCGGCACCGTGCTCGCCTCGCTCGGCGCGGGCGCGCTGCTCGCCTTCCTCGTGGTCAATCTCGTCCACGTGGTCTACGGCGAGCAGACGCCGACGTATCTCGGGGTCGAGCGCTCGAAGCAGGTGTGTCGGTACGGCGCGACCCCGCTGTACTGGTTCACGCGGGTTATCCGGCCGATCCTCGATCTGGGTGACGCGGTCGCGAAGTGGACGCTGGGGCTGTTCGGCGTGGAGATGACCGGTGCGTGGCTCGAAGCCGAGGCCGACGTGATCGAGGGACGTGCGGACCTCCATCGACGCCTCGGGTCGGTGCTCAACGAGAGCGACCTCCCCGAGGAGCGCCGTGAGGAGGTGATGAACGCGCTCGCGGT from Halococcus salsus includes:
- a CDS encoding CNNM domain-containing protein, whose product is MNSIEIALRLVGGGALILANGFFVAIEFGLTRARQYSESEFVEPGDTGLERAWAMTEDLEIYLTGCQVGITAASISLGIVAEPALAAILEPVFGGTVLASLGAGALLAFLVVNLVHVVYGEQTPTYLGVERSKQVCRYGATPLYWFTRVIRPILDLGDAVAKWTLGLFGVEMTGAWLEAEADVIEGRADLHRRLGSVLNESDLPEERREEVMNALAVGEIPVSDVMVPREAVAGLSTENTPAENLAVVEENPYLRFPLFGPDDEYLGVVYLAAITNRFEAFRNGEVDIEALATAPMTLPVDEEVSDAIDRFQAENQELALIEADGEVVGLLTVTDAFEEVMGDLDDPIDDYQPDRRPTSGRGPDSSGDPA